In Isosphaera pallida ATCC 43644, the sequence GAGCCGTCGAGCGAGTCGAGCGCGGGGTGGGATGGTCCGCACCATGAGGCCAAGGTCGGCAACAGATCGACATGGGCGCAAAGCCCGGAAACATGCCGCCGGCCTCCACGGACCCGTTTGCGTTCATCTCGCTCTTGTGAACCAACTTCCAAAGCGTCGCCAGAGACCCTTCCAGGCGTTCCTGCCGTCCGACAAGCTCGGCTCCCAAAGACAACGGTTAACCCATTTGGTGCTTATTGATTGAAATCGCTTCGGCCCGGATCGCTCGCGTGCAACGGCGTGTTCGCCTTGTCGGACGGGACGAACGGACGTAGGATCGCTCGGGGTTCCACGATCGACTCCAGGGAGGGAGGATTCATCCATGAGCGCCGCCGATCTTGCTTCGAGCTGCCACGCCGCGACAGTCGCACCCCAACCGCGCGGTCAAATCCGACCCGCGACCCGCTCCGAATCCCGTCCCCCCCGGCTCTCGGTGGTGATCGCGTCGATCAATGGGCGTGAAGTGCTCGAACCGACTCTGGACGCGCTTGACGCCCAAACCATCCGCGACGAGATGGAAATCCTGGTGGTCGAGGCGGTTGGGGGCGCGACCCGCGCCCATCTGGCCGAGAGGCTGCCAGTGGTTCGCGTCATTCCGGTGCAGGAACGGATGAGCATTCCCAGGCTGCGCGCTTTAGGGGGCCGGGCCGCGACCGGCGACGTGGTGGCGATCCTCGAAGACCACGTGGCGGTGGTGCCTGGCTGGGCCGAGGCCATTGTCGCGGCCTTCGAGCGAACCGACGATCCGACTCTGGCGGCGGTGGGCGGCCCGGTTCTCAACGGTCGCCGTGGCTGGGTCGATCGCGCCGCCTTCCTCACCGAATACACC encodes:
- a CDS encoding glycosyltransferase, whose translation is MSAADLASSCHAATVAPQPRGQIRPATRSESRPPRLSVVIASINGREVLEPTLDALDAQTIRDEMEILVVEAVGGATRAHLAERLPVVRVIPVQERMSIPRLRALGGRAATGDVVAILEDHVAVVPGWAEAIVAAFERTDDPTLAAVGGPVLNGRRGWVDRAAFLTEYTPFLPPLQPRDPAAVPNLAGNNIAYRRAWLERHLDLLEQGRWESWINAAILRQGGRLEARDAAAVRHIKPFTLADFLTQRFWFCRSFAGMRRADQSPVVRLIHVAGSPLLPALLLARIARAVWIDKRPGHRADFLACLPLILLFLTVGAAGELVGYLWGTGGSLERVE